The window ATGtttaacacaatagttaacaaGTTGATCATGAGACTTACTAAATGATATATTACTCTTACTTCTGTGAAGTTTGTTTGTTATTCTCCCTGTGGAAAGCTCACGCCGAAACGCGCAGGAGAGCTGTTTTACCTTTGTATTAAGCCATGTGATAATAAAGGtttttttattaataagagtGCCATGGTTATACAGCTGTTTGTTTTTGGACAAAAAATCTATACTGCTGAATTATTTCTGCATGCCTTTTAATAGTGAACTCGCTGAttttataacaattaattttaaatgttgtgtaagcatgatggaaaaaaaatcaataatgtgCCTTTTTTCAAGTGTATTAAGTGTGTGATGTAAAGGAAAGAAAATGGCACTCATTATTTAATCAATATTTCGGTTAATTTGAAGAgatgttaattatttttgtagttaattagTTGAGAATTTGATTGTTCTATTTTTGTTCTTGTATTTATGGTCTGTTTTAATTGATATGCTACATATCACAAATTATTTGTTAATATCATACATGGCATTAAACAGCTGAAAtgcattaaaacaatttaaatacatAATATCTTGAGAGTATGGTTTATAATGTCATAAATGATTGTAAATCATTATGCTTGTCAAATCAGTCAAAATGTAAAAGCCtagtacattattttaaaaagaaaaatctaaaatGTCTTTCTATGATTTACTCTGTACGCATGTTAATTTATGAGGTGATACAATAAACACTGAATTCTTGTGATGATTACTCAAATTACTCTGACCACAATGTGTGataacacacactatattgccaaaagtattcgctcatctgcctttagacgcatatgaacttaagtgacatcccattcttaatccatagggtttaatatgacgtcggcccaccctttgcagctataacagcttcaactcttctgggaaggctttccacaaggtttaggagtgtgtttatgggaatttttgaccattcttccagaagcgcatttgtgaggtcagacactgatgttggacgaaaaggcctggctcacagtcttcactctaattcatcccaaaggtgctctatcgggttgaggtcaggactctgtgcaggccagtcaagttcttccacaccaaactcgctcatccatgtctttatggaccttgctttgtgcactggtgcgcagtcatgttggaacaggaaggggccatccccaaactgttcccacaaagttgggagcatggaattgtccaaaatctcttggtatgctgaagcattcagagttcctttcactggaactaaggggccaagcccagctcctgaaaaacaaccccacaccataatcccccttccaccaaacttcacagtcggcacaatgcagtcagacaagtaccgttctcctggcaaccgccaaacccagactcatccatcagattgccagatggagaagcgtgattcgtcactccagagaacgcgtctccactgctctagagtccagcggcggcgtgctttacaccactgcatccgacgctttgcattgcacttggtgatgtatggcttggatgcagctgctcggccatggaaacccattccatgaagctctctacgcactgttcttgagctaatctgaaggccaaatgaactttggaggtctgtagcgattgactctgcagaaagttggcgacctctgcgcactatgcgcctcagcatccgctgacccagctctgtcattttacgtggcctaccacttcgtggctgagttgctgtcattcccaatcgcttccactttgttataataccactgacagttgactgtggaatatttagtagcgaggaaatttcacgagtggacttgttgcacaggtggcatcctatcacagtaccacgctggaattcactgagctcctgagagcggcccattctttcacaaatatttgtagaagcagtctgcatgcctaggtgcttcattttatacacctgtggccatggaagtgattggaacacctgaattcaattatttggatgggtgagcgaatacttttggcaatatagtgtatgtgtctTGAATCTTATGTGAGCAATCAGGGATTATTATGACAcaataaacagactgtttaaTATTTGAATAGCATGTTAGAATGTCTAGATATTCCAAATGATAATCCTAATCTTTTACACTTTAAGAGATTATTTTGTCGAGAAGTATAAGGGGATCTAGAATCAGAAACgttgtttaaatatataataataaaactaagaaACACTTAAGAAAATAAGACGACTGATTTAGATCAGTCAAATTAACAATTTATCAGTACATTTCTAAACAGGGAAAACTGATGCCTCAGTTTTGCTACCTGATTTAAAGTTCTGGGGTGAGGAAAAATTAATAGGATAATGCACCACTCTATAACAAACATttcttgtaatttttttatttatttttaattttttaaaattttttatactttacaataaggttctatttgttaacattagtacgTGCATTACCTatcacgaactaacaatgaacaaagtaattttacagcattatttGGGATTAACTGGGAttgcaatctatctatctatctattgatgAAACATGCATATTTTCTCTTTTCATTTCGTGTTTTACTGTTTATAATACTATATCCATGTAAATAAAGGTATTTGTTATTAAAGAGAGAACGCGCGCGCgcgctcactcactctctctctctctctctctctctctctctctctctctctctctctctctctctctctctctctgtgtgtgtgtgtgtgtgtgtgtgtgtgtgtgtgtgtgtgtgtgtgtgtgtgtgtgtgtgtcgcaggATTTTACTGTCACACGTTTAACTGGTTTAGCCTTTAGCTGGACGGCTAGCGGGCTCATCCACAACATGACGCTTATATTCTGTTGAGTAGAAATTTGGGGAGCTATAAGTCTGAATGGGATAGCCGACAGGTCTTCACTTTAAGGTGAGATGTTTACTGTGATTACAGTAAGGACTATTGGATTAAAAACTTAATCTAATCATGTATTAAAGCTCACTGCTTCCTCGTAACAGGACAGCTGGCCAATTGAAACGAAACATTCATATGTTTCTTCAATATGTATAGGACGTGTTCGGGCATAAATAGGAATGCACTGCTTGTTTGGTTGTATGTGGGTTATATtatctttaaaagaaaatatatttctatTGTTATCTCAGTAACCCAACAATTCAGGATACGGTCCTGTTTGAGTTGAACGAAGTTTACCTTATTGCTTCATTCTAAATTCTTGACAGTTAAGCTGTGTCTGAAACTTTAATGACCAACCTAACTAGAGAGCAGTTTTGGACATCATATGTGCTTTGGAGATCCAAACGCTCCTATGATGTCCAAAACTGTTATCTAGGCTGGCACTGGCAGCACAaataacccttaaatgcatgggtgtttatccaaacattattacatacctctgTTTTTTAGTGAAATTTTAGtacttatatctatcacaaataaatctacaaaatgcccagatagtttaaaacattcaaatcatttttatgatacttacaaaataatagaatagaatatattctgtaaaaaaatgttttcatatatcaaagagatgatgcaacaaatgacagaacgggattcattacttccacactgtaATTTCaagcaactggctgtcaaacacatatccacctttttcctaaatgcggaagtgttccacgttttgcctgttttcagtttccggtcTCCAGTATTTCCACTCGCATTGATGTATATTCTTAGTGTGTATCtttgtgtgtattactttttttttttttctctccaatttggaatgcccagttcccaatgcgctctaaatcctcatggtggcgtagtgacttgcctcaatctgggtggcggaggacgaatctcagttgcctccgcgtctgagaccatcaatccacgcatcttgttatcacgtggcttgttgagcgcattatcgcggagacgtagtgcgtgtgaaggctcacgctattttccgcggcatccacgcacaactcaccacatgccccaccaagaggttaacccaatgtggttctacccaccctagcaactgggctaattggttgcttagggagtcactcagcacgccctcgatttgaacttgcgactccaggtgtggtagtcagcgtctttacttgctgagctatccaggccccaaagtattacatttgtaaaaattgtcaaaaaacatgtgacTGTATAGTGCCTATACTTCACAAAGTCCCTCACCTGAGTGttgatgacatgaagcgatgtaCCGAGGTTAGTaacattgatatcattaactatttgagttgttatgacagccaaaaaCTGCACAACTTGATcctgaaattaattttgactccaaaTAACACTTCAATTGTTGTTCTCTCgtttcggtagtttttacattgtgtcttgagaccagaaacagaaaacaggcatttACATCATGACGCTGCCTAGTgcttgctcaggaaaactgtagaTTGAGCTACATATAACAAAATACAcaaatgtattttctcaggcactaaATGAGTCTATATAGATGTACAACTTACTTATTTTCagaagtacacccaaatgacaatagccaaatcaaactgttcatgtgttacacttgctatagtttaattccacgttgcttctttgtcaaatagcaatgacaaatgtaaatcaagtcagtcactgaaacatcagctcCACCTtaagtaacaaataacatgtataatatgtatgtggaCACGCAtttgggatactgataattcaccaccaCTGTTCATAAAATTGACGTGATATAGCAGTAATTTGTATGAGTATAGTACTCATTtgacttgtaataaacaaagaaatatatatcctgtgagagtaaatgtaagtatatatgaaatagtcataaaaatatgatttatatggAAATATATATTACGAAACTATTACACATCTCGGGTCATTGAAGACCCTCTACACTTTTGGTAATCAAacaattctatttatttatttttttgcaactttggccatttaaaaaaaaaatatatatatatatatatatatatatttttttttttttttttttgttagacgATTCATACGAGAACGGTTTAGGAATATTTAAGAAGTGGgggcataaattaaaaaaaatggatgaggtaaaggaggtggaatgaggtcccgggtcactaaagacccgagggaTGCATTAAGGGTTAATATACCTTCCTTGTTCCTGCAGCCACCAAGATGCCTCAGAATATTCTCAAGAGCACTCATTACATTGAGCTGGGCAGCTACCAGTACTGGCCTGTGATTGTGCCAAGAGGGATCCGCTTGTACACCTATGAACAGATCCCAGTGTTTCTGAAAGAGAATCCGTACATCACTGATGGATACAGAGCACACCTGCCATCAAAGCTGTGTCTCAAAAGGTGGATTTCTTGTGTTCCTCTCTATATATTGTGGATTGTTGTCAGAAAACACTGATTTACTTGGCGTTTCTTGCATCCCTCAGTATATTAATTCTGTCGAATGAGACAGTAAACATCTGGAGTCATCTGCTTGGGTTCCTGTTGTTCTTCTCACTGGGGGTGAACAACATGGCCACAGTTCTGCCGTCTGCAGGGGCGTCCCGAGAGGACTATGTGATTTATTCGATAGGACTCTTTTGTTTTCAGGTAATACACAAATGTAGGGAAAGAAATATAACTTTATGGAAgccttttaatgtcacattaactTGTATAATATTTGCATGTATGTGCTTAGATGCTACTTTAACTCGAGTGGCCGTTACTAAGGGCAGatagttaaaaatataaaatactgtatggTAGAAATCAGAATCGCTTTGTAAACCAGTGTAAGGTTACATTGCAATTTTGACTTGGTTATCAGCACAACATTCAACAAAAAATGCACCCtatgaaaattttaaaaaatattgtattaataaagtttatttagGGTTTGTTGTACAAGTTATAAAAGAATTAATGTGTgaattgtacttttttctgtGATCAGGTGTGCATGCTGTGCTCTGTGGGCTACCACTTGTTCTGTTGTCACCGCTCAGAGAAGACATGTCGCCGCTGGCTCGCACTGGACTACACTGGAATATCTGTGGGGATATTGGGATGCTATGTGCCTGGAGTCTTCTATGCCTTCTACTGCAACAGTGTATGACAGACGTGTTTTAATGGAGTGAGCTTAATTTACGAGTATATA of the Myxocyprinus asiaticus isolate MX2 ecotype Aquarium Trade chromosome 42, UBuf_Myxa_2, whole genome shotgun sequence genome contains:
- the LOC127432381 gene encoding progestin and adipoQ receptor family member 3-like; this encodes MPQNILKSTHYIELGSYQYWPVIVPRGIRLYTYEQIPVFLKENPYITDGYRAHLPSKLCLKSILILSNETVNIWSHLLGFLLFFSLGVNNMATVLPSAGASREDYVIYSIGLFCFQVCMLCSVGYHLFCCHRSEKTCRRWLALDYTGISVGILGCYVPGVFYAFYCNSFWRQVYLLTVLALILAVFAAQIHPHYLTQQWKKLRSVMFCSVAGYGVIPACHWVWLNGGFGVEIVQVFFPRVMIMYLIAASAFLFYVSKIPERYFPGQLNYLGASHQFWHILVVVMFYWWHQTAVYIMNYRHNQPCTDYRSG